From Scophthalmus maximus strain ysfricsl-2021 chromosome 14, ASM2237912v1, whole genome shotgun sequence, one genomic window encodes:
- the stam2 gene encoding signal transducing adapter molecule 2, with protein sequence MPLFAPNPFDQDVEKATNENNTTDDWGLIMDICDKIGTTTNGPKDSLRSIMKRVGQKVPHVSMQALNLLGACVSNCGKIFHLEICSREFASEVRSVLSKAHPKVCEKLKALMVEWADDFQKDPQLSLISATIKTLKEDGVSFPTASSQGSTTKVSTPAASKAPDEEDLAKAIELSLQEQKQQAETRPLSATSDPPNYTNGGGGPEARKVRALYDFEAAEDNELTFKAGELILVLDDSDPNWWKGENHRGMGLFPSNFVSTNLHAEPETVAYVEKTASAEETSPETKAEPEPVFIDEGKMDRTLALLRNADPADPAPDSSELIQLEGACEQMNPMIDERLEEIDRKHSELSELNLKVLEALELYNKLVNEAPFYSAYSKMQPQYAPPSGPAVAMQGYHGPTGAPYLPPAMPQVPPAQPYNLPSDQPAPLHSLPPNVSAPPNCQAAQPPYMSGGMNTQYMHQPAGALYPPQAGVAMDMSTYHNPTMPPGSYPVAPPLHQAPQHQHHQQPQHQHQQQAAYYQQPLL encoded by the exons ATGCCTTTGTTCGCCCCGAACCCGTTCGACCAAGATGTCG AGAAGGCAACCAATGAAAACAACACGACAGACGACTGGGGGCTGATCATGGACATCTGCGATAAGATTGGAACGACAACcaatgg ACCAAAGGACAGCTTGAGATCCATCATGAAGAGAGTCGGTCAAAAAGTGCCTCATGTTTCCATGCAGGCCCTCAAC TTGCTGGGAGCTTGTGTTTCGAACTGTGGCAAAATATTCCACCTGGAAATATGTTCAAGGGAGTTCGCCAGCGAAGTACGGAGTGTGCTGAGCAAG GCCCACCCGAAGGTGTGTGAAAAGCTAAAGGCTCTGATGGTGGAGTGGGCCGACGACTTCCAGAAGGATCCACAGCTCAGCCTGATCAGTGCCACCATCAAGACTCTGAAAGAGGACGGCGTCAGTTTCCCCACCGCATCATCACAG GGGTCTACCACAAAGGTCAGCACACCTGCTGCAAGCAAAGCACCAGATGAGGAGGACCTGGCCAAAG ccATCGAGCTGTCCTTGcaggagcagaagcagcaggCGGAGACGCGGCCCCTGAGTGCGACCTCCGACCCCCCGAACTACACCAACGGCGGAGGGGGGCCGGAGGCGCGGAAGGTGCGCGCGCTGTACGACTTTGAAGCTGCTGAAGACAACGAGCTCACCTTCAAAGCCGGAGAACTGATTCTGGTCTTGGACGACAG TGATCCAAACTGGTGGAAGGGGGAGAATCACCGAGGAATGGGCCTCTTCCCCTCCAACTTTGTCTCAACCAATCTGCACGCTGAACCAGAGACAG TGGCTTACGTCGAAAAGACGGCCAGCGCCGAAGAGACAAGCCCGGAAACCAAAGCTGAGCCCGAGCCCGTCTTCATAGATGAG GGGAAGATGGACCGAACGCTGGCACTGCTGCGGAATGCAGATCCTGCAGATCCGGCCCCTGACTCCTCAGAGCTGATCCAGCTGGAGG GTGCGTGTGAACAGATGAACCCGATGATTGacgagaggctggaggagatTGACAG GAAACACTCTGAATTGTCCGAGCTGAATTTGAAAGTGTTGGAGGCCCTGGAGCTTTACAACAAGCTGGTGAACGAGGCTCCGTTCTACTCGGCCTACTCCAAGATGCAGCCGCAGTACGCGCCGCCCTCCGGCCCCGCTGTGGCCATGCAG GGCTACCACGGACCGACCGGCGCCCCCTACCTGCCCCCGGCGATGCCCCAGGTTCCGCCCGCACAGCCTTACAATCTGCCCAGCGACCAGCCTGCACCGCTGCACTCACTGCCACCCAACGTCTCGGCCCCGCCCAACTGTCAAGCTGCTCAGCCTCCTTACATGAG CGGCGGTATGAACACTCAGTACATGCACCAGCCCGCTGGAGCTCTGTACCCGCCTCAGGCAGGCGTGGCCATGGACATGTCGACCTATCATAACCCCACCATGCCTCCCGGGTCCTATCCCGTggctcctcccctccaccaggctcctcagcatcagcaccatcagcagccgcagcatcagcatcagcagcaggcGGCGTATTATCAACAGCCCCTGCTGTAA